GCCGCGGTCGACCTCGACGTCGAGCCGGGCGGAGAGCGCGTTGACGACGGAGGCGCCGACGCCGTGCAGGCCGCCGGAGGCCGCGTAGGAGCCGCCGCCGAACTTGCCGCCGGCGTGCAGCTTGGTCATGACGACCTCGACGCCGGAGAGGCCGGTCTTGGGCTCGACGTCGACGGGGATGCCGCGGCCGTTGTCGCGGACCTCGACGGAGGAGTCCTCGTGGAGGATCACCTCGATGTGGTCGCAGTAGCCGCCCAGGGCCTCGTCGACGGAATTGTCGATGATCTCCCAGAGGCAGTGCATCAGGCCCCGGCTGTCGGTCGAGCCGATATACATGCCGGGGCGCTTGCGGACGGCCTCAAGACCTTCGAGGACGAGCAGGTGCCGCGCGGTGTAGTTGGAACCGTCCCGGTCTGCTCCGGACAGCAGCGCGCTGGAAGGCACGGACGTGTCGGCGGTCACGCAGTTCGCTCCTCGCTGAATTTCTTTTCTGGCCCGGTTGGGCGCAGGGGTGGCTCGGTCGCCCGTCAGAGGGTACCGAGGCCTGGTAGAGCGGATGCAACGCCACCCTCGTCGCTTCCCCAGCCTAGTGCAGATCCGCACGGATGTTCGATCCCCCGTGGGGGTGACGCAAACATCACGTTCCCTTCGACGCATGAACCATTTAGGGTTCGGGCACGTCCTCATGAACAACCGGCGCTCATGCCGGCGAGGACGGAACTGCAACAAGCGAACGACTGACAACGCGAAACCGTAAAGCAACGCAATACGGCTCCTTCGCCGCCAACCGGCAACAGCCGGCCAGCTTCGGAAGGAAGTTTCGAAAGAAAGCCGCGAGCGGGAACGTTTTCGGCCTGGTTGGATGTTGACCCTGGTACGACAGCTCGTCGAGCTAGAGAAGAGGCGACGTGACTACTGTTCTGACACCCGCGACCCCGCTGACGGCCGCTGACCGATGCGACCGTTGCGGCGCCCAGGCATATCTGCGCGTCGTCCTGCTGAGCGGTGGTGAACTGCTCTTCTGCGCCCACCACGGGCGTAAGTTCGAGCCGGAACTCAAGAAGATCGCCGCGGAAATACAGGATGAGACCGAGCGGCTCACGTCCGCTCCGGCTGCCAATGCCGCCGACACCGAGGACCGCTGACACAGGCCTACCCTCGCATCCGACGAGCCAGGACCGGCCAGGCCGGTCGACGGGCGGCTCCCCCTGTGACCCAGGAGGAGCCGCCCGTCCTCATTTCCGCCGGTACGCCCAGGGACCGGAGTGCAGGCCCTACAGCCCTTCGAGAGGGGCTGGACGGCGCGCTGAGCCCCTCGGGGCGCCCGCTGTGGGCAGCGGCCGGTCGGCCCGCTGCACGGCCCTCTCGGGGCTGCTCACGAAGCCGGACATCGCGGAGATCCGGGTGTACACCCCCGGGCTGTCGGGGCGCCCGCAGCCCCGCCCCCAGGACACCAGGCCGATGAGCCGCCCCTGGGCGACGAGCGGACCGCCGCTGTCGCCCTGGCAGGCGTCCTTGCCGCCCTCCTGCTCCCCCGCGCACACCATGGACTCCGGCAGGTACTGCCCGTCCGAGTCGCCCGGGTACGCCTTCGCGCAGACCTCGTCCGACAGCACCGTGACGTGCGCGGCGCGCAGCCCGTACGCGTAGTCGCCGAACCCGCTCGTGTCGCCCCAGCCGTACACCGCGGCCTGTGTGCCGGGCTCGTAGGCCGGGTGCCCGGCACCGGCCATGGGCAGGACGTACTGGGCCGGGACGGCCTCGGCGAGTTCCAGCACCGCGATGTCCCCCGCGTTGCTCTTGGGGTCGTACTCCGGGTTCACCCGGGCCGAGCGCACCGCGATCTCGCGCCCGTCGGACGCCCGCAGCTCCGTACGCCCCGTGATCACCCGCAGGTCGGGCACCGCCTCGACCGGGCCGCCCAGCACCTGCCGCCCCAGGCAGTGCGCGGCGGTCACCACCTTGGCGGGGGCCACGAGGACGCCTCCGCAGAACTGGCCGCCCCGCGTACCTCCGAACCGGTCACGGCTGGCCAGGGCCACGACCCACGGACTGTCCGCCACCTTCACGGGCTGGCCGCCGATCACCACCCCGTCCGCGGCCGCCCGGGGCAGCTGGGCCGGATGCGCCGCGGCCGCTCCCGCCACCAGCGTCAGCACGCCCGCCAGGGCACGGGCAAAGAAACGACGCATGAGGCCTCCTGACTCTGGGTGTGCATGACTCCACCCAGAGTGGGATGCCCGGTGGCCGTGCGCACCCGCGCGGCCACCGGCGCCGCCCTGCCGCCATCTGTGGGCGGGCCGGTCAGTCGAGGTAGTCGCGCAGGACCTGCGAACGCGACGGGTGGCGCAGCTTCGACATGGTCTTGGACTCGATCTGGCGGATCCGCTCGCGGGTGACCCCGTAGACCTTGCCGATCTCGTCCAGCGTCTTGGGCTGCCCGTCGGTCAGGCCGAAGCGCATCGACACCACGCCCGCCTCGCGCTCGCTGAGCGTGTCGAGCACCGAGTGCAGCTGCTCCTGCAGGAGCGTGAAGCTGACGGCGTCGGCCGGGACCACGGCCTCGGAGTCCTCGATGAGGTCACCGAACTCGCTGTCGCCGTCCTCGCCGAGCGGGGTGTGCAGGGAGATCGGCTCCCGGCCGTACTTCTGGACCTCGATGACCTTCTCGGGGGTCATGTCGAGTTCCTTGGCCAGCTCCTCCGGGGTGGGCTCGCGGCCCAAGTCCTGGAGCATCTGGCGCTGCACACGCGCCAGCTTGTTGATCACTTCGACCATGTGCACGGGGATGCGGATGGTGCGGGCCTGGTCGGCCATGGCGCGGGTGATCGCCTGCCGGATCCACCAGGTCGCGTAGGTGGAGAACTTGTAACCCTTGGTGTAGTCGAACTTCTCGACGGCACGGATCAGGCCCAGGTTCCCCTCCTGGATCAGGTCCAGGAAGAGCATGCCGCGACCGGTGTAGCGCTTGGCGAGCGAGACCACGAGACGGAGGTTGGCCTCCAGCAGGTGGTTCTTGGCCCGGCGGCCGTCCTCCGCGATGATCTCCAGCTCGCGCTTGAGCTTGGGCGCCAGCTTGTCGGAGTTGGCCAGCTTGTCCTCGGCGAAGAGGCCTGCCTCGATCCGCTTGGCGAGCTCGACCTCCTGCTCGGCGTTGAGGAGGGGGACCTTGCCGATCTGCTTGAGGTAGTCCTTGACGGGGTCGGCGGTGGCGCCGGCCACGGCGACCTGCTGGGCCGGGGCGTCGTCCTCGTCGTCGGAGATGACGAAGCCCTTGTTCTCGCCGCCGTCCTCTTCCTCCTCCGACTCGGCCTTGACGGCGGGCCCCTCCTCGGGGGTCTCCTCGTCGGCTTCGTCCGCGTCCTTCTTGGCCGCGGTCTTCTTCGCCGCCGTCTTCTTGGCGGTGGCCTTCTTGGCAGGCGCGGTCTTCTTGGCCGCCGCCTTCTTCGCCGCGGTCTTCTTCGCGACGGGTTCGGTTCCGGGCTCCTCCACCAGGGCGTCGGCGGCGTCCGGCTCCGCCGTCGCGGGCTCCGGTGCCGCGGGCTCGGCGGCCGGCGCGGCCTCCGTCTTCGCCGCCACGGTCTTGGTCGCCGTCCGCTTGGCCGGGCTCTTCGCTGCGACGCTCTTGCGGGGGGTGCGCTTGGGCGACTCCGCGGCACTGACCATCAGCGTCACACCCTCTTCCTCGAGGATCTGGTTGAGGCTGCGCAGAACATTCTTCCACTGGGTCGCAGGAATCTGGTCAGCCTCGAAGGCCCGACGCACGTCATCGCCGGCGATCTGCCCCTCGGCCTTGCCCCGCTCGATGAGCGCCATCACAGACTCGGAATCGGCGATCTCCGGCGGGAGCGTACGGGATGTGCTGGCCGACACGAACAACCTCTCGGAACGATGGGAACGGCTTCCGACCCCGGCCTGGTGGTGCTGGACCGTGGCCGACGACCACCGACTGGGAATGGGCCGGGGGCGCGGGCAGGGGCCGGGGAGCTGCACAGCACCCGCAAGGGGCTGTCTTCCCTCCGTCGGCCATCACCTCTTGAGTCATCGCGTGACGTCGCGGAGCGTTACGCCCAATCTTCGTGGCCCGAGTCACACCACTTTTCCGCCAATGCCGGTCATACGGTCATACGCGCACTTCGTGAGGCTGTTCGTCAGGTTGCGCGGACCCCCCACACCGGTGTCGCCGGGTCCCAAGGGGGCCCGGCGACACGTGGTGGAACCCCGCGTGGTGAAAGCCGCCCGGTGCACCCCCGGCGCGCCCGCGGGTCGGCCTCCCAGTGCTCGCGCGTCGGCCTCTCAGTGCTCGCGCGGGGCCGGGACCACGCGCTCGACCTCCGGGTGCACGGTGAGCAGCTGACGCATGGCGTTCTCGGCGCCGACCGCGTCCCCGGCCGCGAGCGCCTCGACCATGCGGGCGTGGTGCGCGACGCAGGTCTCGCTGGGACGGTCGCAGGCAGTGACCGGGCTGCCGGAGACCTGGAGGGCGGCGCCGACGATGCCGGAGAGGTGCTCCAGCATGCGGTTGCCCGCGACCTGGATGAGCAGCGCGTGGAACTCGTTGTCGGCGCGGGCGAAGGTGATCGCGTCCCCCTGGCCGAGGGCGTGGCCCATGATCTCGACCATGTCGGCGAGCCGCTGCTGGATGTCGGGGCGGCCGTGACCGGCGGCGAGGCGGGCGGCCAGCGGTTCGATGGTCCAGCGGAGCTCGTTGAGCTCGCGGCGCTGGTCGTCGCGCTGGGGGCCGAACGCCCGCCACTCGATGATGTCGGGGTCGAGCAGGTTCCAGTCGGCGACCGGGCGGACCCGGGTACCCACGTTCGGGCGGGCGCTGACGAGGCCCTTGGCCTCCAGGACGCGCAGTGACTCGCGGACGACCGTCCGCGAGACCTCGAAACGCTGGCCGATCTCCTCGGGGACCAGGGGACGGTCCGCTCCGAGGTCGCCGGAGACGATCATCTGGCCGAGCTGCTGGACGAGTTGGCCGTGCAGTCCGCGGCCCCGGCTGCCTGCCGCTCGGCGGCCGACGCGGCTCAACTCGACGTCGGCGCCGTCCCAGTGGGGTGGCCCGACCCGGTCGGACCCGGGGGTCTCCGCGAAGGGGTAGCGGTCGAGTTCGCCCGGGCCTGCGAGACCGGAGTCGGCGTGGCGGGCGGCGGTCATCATGGTGTGCGCAAGGGTACTCACGAATCCTTTGTCGGCTGTGCCCCCACCACCCTTGAGGTCTTTGGTGAAAAGCACACGAAAGGGTGATCGGTGCCACCTACTCAATTGACGACTTATCGTAAAGAACCGGGCCTATTGCGGGGAGTTGCGATCCCTTTCGCGTGATGCGGACTCCAACGATCCCGATCGCGCCCGTCCCGCTCCGGAACGGTCAGCATCGGTCTCTCACCAGCGCACTCGGCCACGCAGTCCTGTGAACCCATAGGCGCACAACAGGACGATCAACGACAACACCAGAGCCGTCCCGACGGGTTGGGCCATCATCCGCAGGACGCCCAGTACCAGACGGTCCGCCTCGGGGGGCCAGTGCGCCGCGGACATCCCCCGCAGCCGCGGGACGATCCCGTCCGCCGGGTACGCGGACGGCCCGGCCAGCACCTTGCGCACCAGGGGGACGACCGCCACCGGCACTGCGAGCACCGCGGCCAGGCCGGCCGCCGTGGAACGGAAGACGGCGGAGGCCAGGACCCCGGCCCAGGCGCAGCCCGTGAGCAGGCCGGCCCAGCTCACGGCCGGGATGATCCACTGCGCCGGCGAGCGCAGGGGGGCCGCTCCGAAGACCAGCTGGACGGCGCAGGCGTCGGCGAGGAGGGCGAGGGCGCCGATCAGGAGGGCGAGGGCGGAGCAGACGCCGAGTTTCGCGGTGAGCAGCCCCAGCCTGCGCGGCACGGTGCCCCGGGCCGCCGCCAGCGCGGGGTAGCGGTACTCCTCGCCGAAGGCCAGGGCGCCGAGGAGTCCCGCGCCGAGGGCGGCGGGCGGCAGCGGAAGCAGCTCGGGCCAGGCAGCGAGCATCCGGTCGCGGGGGGCGGCGCCGGTCCGGGCGAGCAGTACGGCGGTGATCACGGAGGCGGCGA
This Streptomyces sp. NBC_00539 DNA region includes the following protein-coding sequences:
- a CDS encoding DUF7455 domain-containing protein, coding for MTTVLTPATPLTAADRCDRCGAQAYLRVVLLSGGELLFCAHHGRKFEPELKKIAAEIQDETERLTSAPAANAADTEDR
- a CDS encoding S1 family peptidase produces the protein MRRFFARALAGVLTLVAGAAAAHPAQLPRAAADGVVIGGQPVKVADSPWVVALASRDRFGGTRGGQFCGGVLVAPAKVVTAAHCLGRQVLGGPVEAVPDLRVITGRTELRASDGREIAVRSARVNPEYDPKSNAGDIAVLELAEAVPAQYVLPMAGAGHPAYEPGTQAAVYGWGDTSGFGDYAYGLRAAHVTVLSDEVCAKAYPGDSDGQYLPESMVCAGEQEGGKDACQGDSGGPLVAQGRLIGLVSWGRGCGRPDSPGVYTRISAMSGFVSSPERAVQRADRPLPTAGAPRGSARRPAPLEGL
- a CDS encoding RNA polymerase sigma factor, which gives rise to MFVSASTSRTLPPEIADSESVMALIERGKAEGQIAGDDVRRAFEADQIPATQWKNVLRSLNQILEEEGVTLMVSAAESPKRTPRKSVAAKSPAKRTATKTVAAKTEAAPAAEPAAPEPATAEPDAADALVEEPGTEPVAKKTAAKKAAAKKTAPAKKATAKKTAAKKTAAKKDADEADEETPEEGPAVKAESEEEEDGGENKGFVISDDEDDAPAQQVAVAGATADPVKDYLKQIGKVPLLNAEQEVELAKRIEAGLFAEDKLANSDKLAPKLKRELEIIAEDGRRAKNHLLEANLRLVVSLAKRYTGRGMLFLDLIQEGNLGLIRAVEKFDYTKGYKFSTYATWWIRQAITRAMADQARTIRIPVHMVEVINKLARVQRQMLQDLGREPTPEELAKELDMTPEKVIEVQKYGREPISLHTPLGEDGDSEFGDLIEDSEAVVPADAVSFTLLQEQLHSVLDTLSEREAGVVSMRFGLTDGQPKTLDEIGKVYGVTRERIRQIESKTMSKLRHPSRSQVLRDYLD
- a CDS encoding FadR/GntR family transcriptional regulator; translation: MSTLAHTMMTAARHADSGLAGPGELDRYPFAETPGSDRVGPPHWDGADVELSRVGRRAAGSRGRGLHGQLVQQLGQMIVSGDLGADRPLVPEEIGQRFEVSRTVVRESLRVLEAKGLVSARPNVGTRVRPVADWNLLDPDIIEWRAFGPQRDDQRRELNELRWTIEPLAARLAAGHGRPDIQQRLADMVEIMGHALGQGDAITFARADNEFHALLIQVAGNRMLEHLSGIVGAALQVSGSPVTACDRPSETCVAHHARMVEALAAGDAVGAENAMRQLLTVHPEVERVVPAPREH